The genome window TGGTCGAACCCTACAATTCCATTCTGACCACTCACACCACTCTTGAGCACATCGATTGTTCCTTCATGGTAGACAACGAAGCCATCTACGACATCTGCCAAAAGAATCTGGGTGTAGAGCGGCCAGGCTACATCAACCTGAACAGGCTGATTGGTCAAATTGTGTCGTCAATCACAGCATCTCTCCGCTTTGATGGAGCACTGAATGTCGACTTGGTAGAATTCCAAACTAACTTGGTGCCCTATCCTCGAATCCATTTCCCACTGGTGACTTACTCTCCAGTGATCTCGGTTGAGAGAGCTTACCATGAGCAACTGTCTGTGGCTGAGATCACAAACTCCTGCTTTGAGCCAGGCAACCAGATGGTCAAGTGTGACCCTCGCCATGGCAAGTACATGGCTTGCTGCTTACTCTATCGGGGTGACGTAgtgccaaaagatgtcaatgcTGCCATTGCGATCATGAAGGCTCAACGTTCCATCCAGTTTGTTGACTGGTGTCCAACAGGTTTCAAGGTCGGCATCAACTACCAGCCTCCCACTGTGGTGCCTAATGgggatctggccaaagtgaaGCGTGCTGTGTGCATGCTGAGCAACACCACGGCCATCGCTGAAGCCTGGGCTCGCCTCGATCACAAGTTTGATCTGATGTACGCCAAGCGCACCTTTGTGCATTGGTACGTGGGTGAGGGGATGGAGGAAGGGGAGTTCTCAGAGGCTCGTGATGATTTGGCAGCCTTGGAGAAAGATTACGAAGAGGTTGGTGTGGACAATatagctgatgatgatgatgatgatgatgatgaatacTGAAATGGTAAACCATGGCACATTTTGTTTTGGCTCTTGATTTAAACATGACTCCCAGTTTTGATTAAAACTGAATTAAATTAAAGCAATTAGTTTAAGTACTGTGCATTGAGTTTTATTTATTAATCCTCATCTGAAAGGGAAATTGAGCATATACGTGTTTAGATTTCAATTGACTGTGTGCACTAGAGCCTGAATTACTTTGAGGAAAGGACCATATATGCAGCTTGGAATAACTCTGGGAGACTCTGATTTTGGGGGCAGTGACACTGCCTTGGTTGGTATCAGTTACCTCTCCCCGGTGTGTAGGGAACAGATAAAAGCTCTTTATCCTCATTCTCCCAAGGAATCCTTCCAGCGATTGAGTAAAGAGAATTTAAAGAATTGTCTCTGCCCATGGAGAATTGGATGAGAGCTTGTAATCTTTGGGGTGGCCAGGGTGTTGCAGGATGGGCTGGGGGCTCAGTGCTATTGAGGATCAGGAAAAGATTAAACCATTTTGAGCTGTGAAGTCTTTTGGATTTTCCTCTTCATTGTAGTGGGGCACAGGATAAAAAGATTCAATTTGAATCATTTGGCCTGAAGACACCCCTCTGATGATTCAAACCCAGCTGGCTAATGGTGTAATATTTTTAattataaagtttttttttttctcctttggcTATCTCAACAATGCATTGCTGCTGAAGTCATCAGGGAGTCTTGTTTTGAGAAGAAAGTGGGTGGAGTTATTTCCGCCCTAACTTGTAGCACTCTGTACTGCCCTTCAGCCCACAGAAATTAAAATTCAGAATGCATGGATTCCAAATCTacatctattttttaaaaaagccactCTAGGGAAATTCTACATTTAATCGTGTCATCTGGAGCAGATTGGAAACTTGGACTAGTCAAACCAAACTTTGATCCCATCGCTATTATGCACAAATGCTGTTCCAAGTTTCTAATAGCTAGGGTCCACCTATTTTTTCCttaagttcattcatgggatgtgggcatcactggctattgctcatccctaattgccctccttcttttaagagtcaatcatgttgctgtgggtctggagtcacatgtaggccagaccaggtaaggatagtcaattccattccctaaaggacatcagtgaaccaaacAGATCTTTACAACAATTTAATAGTCattatcagatttttaattccagaattttattgagttcaaatatCACCATGTGCCTttatgggattcaaacccagatccccagagcattaccctgggtccctagaataccagtctagtgacaataccactgtgccaccacctccccctagcAGTTATGTTTCTGGGGGAGGGAAGAGTGATTTGGAGAGAGGAAAAAAGTGGCAAGTGATGTTTAAAGTACTTCTCATCTTGCATGAAAAGTGGAGAATGGAACTTTTTTTTCCAACTTCCAATGGCTTCTTACCGGCaaacccacaaggggaaacggaATGCAAGTTGCAACCTTCTGGCTCAGCCGCGAATCGTACAGCTGTCATACGTTGCCGAAAGGTGCCTTTCTATGGAGCGTCCCTTACTCCCCTTGCATCCTGCGCTCGGAAGCTATTTGCTAATGTTAGGGCAGGAGCTTCTTTATGCTGGTGAACtgaataactagggaagtagagagggttctAAACCGAATAgtgagggcaagggatcaaatttgggaagatgtggtaaaccaaagagtagagacaagagaGACGGgtgttaatatgggaaatgataaacagactgtgacaggaactGACAGAGAGTAAaagtctaagagtaaatcagcaaatAAGGCTAAACCAGGGGCTGCCGACTTTCTCTTTAGCGAGAGCTACTTCTGATTAATGAAAAATATCCAAGCTGCTAAAACATATATTGAAAATGTATGGATTGATGAGTACATTTTAAGCCGTTACAGTTTAATTACAAGAATACATATTTAAAATGAAGAAAGTTGATTCTTAACCCTCATTTCAATGTGAAACTTGACATTGCATGGTGCCTACCTGTGCTGGTGTGTATCCTGAGAGGGCATCTCTGATGGAGTCATTCAGATGCTCGTCTGAATTTGGATTTGAGGAAGCTCATTTCGGAAAAGGTTCTTTCGCAAAGTTAGGTGGAACCGAACAGGAAAGCGACTTTCATTGCTGCTGTGCGATGCTACTGGGTTTCTTGGTATCCGCGAGACTCCAGAAATTAGTGGCAGATTGCCATGATTTCAACAGAACGTGTTCTTGAAGGCTGACGATCTCCATTTCCATTGTGACACAATCACGGTTAAACAGCACACTAATTTGTTCACAAAATGTCACGAGCCTCTACTTCCTTGGAGGGGTTTGAAGTAAACATTACGCGGGTTGCTCAAAATCACTAAATCCCCTATTATTGAACTCATGGCCCCACCTGGTCAGGGGATCACTGTACTCGGCAATGTCCAGGAGTCCAGCAGCAGCTTCATTTTCTGTCAGCATTTGGAGTAGGGAAGGAAAACGTTGCATTTTCCTCTTCTGCACTTACTGTACCCAAAGGTTAAGTTTCGACTTGAAAGCTTTCGCTGCGCTAATCATGTCGGCAATTGTCTTCTCTCCCCCTTGTAATTCGTAATTCTCTGTTCAATTTCTCTGTCATGTCTGTTAGAAATGCCAAATCAAGCAGCCTCTCAATGTTTGATAATTGGGTGGCACCCTTCATTTCTTGGCTCCATGAAAGCTTTGATTTCTGGCAAAAGTGAAAGAAATCGACACAGTGTTTTTCCCTGCTAAAGCCACTGGGTTTCAGTGTGCAGCAAAAGGTGGTCATACTCGGCTGACAGTTCGAGGAAACGACTTGAAGCTTCGGTGCTGTTTGGCCTTTGCATGAATCAAATTAATAAATCTAACAACAGGAGACATAACGTGATCAAACCCCATTACTCTGGCACCAATTGCCTGTTGATGGATGATGCAGTTGTCGTTCCAGAAACGAGGGAAATCAGGGTTTGCATTACAACCTGCACCAAAACTGGCATGACACCCTGTCATTGCTGTTGTCACTAGTTACTAAATTCTAGCTTCACCAATGGCACGTTCTTTTTTGCGCAATAATTCTTGACCTCGTTATAGATATCAACTCCCCTGGTTGTGGATTTCAGAGGCAACAATGTCAAGACTTCCTCTTTAATGATGAAGTCTTCAAACACCATTCAAACGAACACTGCCAACTGGGCGGTATTGCTTATGTCAACTGATACATCACATTGACTAGAAAACCATTTGTATATAGTTAAATCCCTCTCTAGCTGCTCCATCGTGTCGGCCAATAGTGCAGGTACCCTTTTTGCCATGGTGTTTGTTCCTAACTGCGCGCCTGAAATGGCAGACATAATTTCAGGTCTGTTTTTGAAACCTCTGAATAAGGACTCGGCCAACAGAGTCACGCGCCCTTCACAATCGCAACGTCTGTAAATATCGCCTTGTTCTTGGTCAAATGATGAGCAACTTTGAAAGATGCCTCTGTTGCCGCATCATCTTTCTTGGTTGGTTTCGTAAAATAAGACTGCTTCTTCTGCACTGCAGCTTTCAGCTCACTTACTTTTTGTGACCGTAAGCTGCTTCCTGTCGGCAGGTCCCTTGCAAAATGCTTGTGCACTGTTGCAAAATGCCTTTCAACATTACTCTTTATTTTTTCCCACTGCAACCCTGACACCACAGATTAAACAGACACACTTATCTATAATGCTTGAAAGCAAAAAATCGTTCTCCCACTCCTGATGGAAATACTACGTCTTTTGCCTTTTTTTTTGCACCAATGATGTCAACAAGCGCAGATTATTTTTCCTACTAGCTAGCGGAGTAGTGCTAGTACAGACGGTCCTCGACTTATGTTGATCCTCATGGCAGGTCGCAATTGACACCCTTGTTATTACTGATGGCGATCGGATCCACACTTACAGCATGGCTCTGACTCAGGCGCCGGTATCGTTTACAAAAGTTGGTAAACTAGTTAGCTTGCAGCACAAAAATAATTATATGACTTGAATCCTGTAATGTACAAATCTTAATGCAAGCCACTTATTAACAGACGGCGAGCTACCAGTTGCTCGAGATTGATGTGTTGGCGATCCCTGGGCTagctgctacaaaaataataaaaggacaaaaccaaaggctctgtatctaaatgcatgtagcattcgaagcaaaacagatgaactgatagtgcaaatagaaataaataagtacaatctgatagccattacagagacatggctacaataTGATGTAGattggaacctgaatattgaaaggtatgaggaaggacaggaagttaggaaaagatggaggggtggctctgttaattaatcatGGTATTCGCACAAtaaagagggatgacctaagttcaggaaaccaggatgtagaagaggtttgagttgagatgagAACTGATAAacgcaagaagtcacttgtaggagTGGTGTACATGCCTCCTaactgtaactacacagtagggcagagtataaaagaagagataatgggagcttgtcagaaaggtgcaGCAATAATCATAgggaattttaatctacacataggctggaaaaatcagattggcaaaggtagtgaagaggagttcatagaattttTTGGGTAGTTTCTTAGAGCCAACCAGAGATCAGACTATTACTAGACCTGGTGTTGAgaaatgagataggattaattgacaaCCTCATgttgaaggcacccctaggtggcAGCGATCatagtatgattgaattttacattcattttgagggagaaacgaatgTGTCCTAGACTagtactttaaacttaaataagggcaattatgagggcatgaaagcagagctagctaaagtgaactggcaaatgaggttaagggataggttaaAAGAGGTTGAGTGGCAGAcacttaaagggatatttcacaaTACACAGGATAGATACATTCCCATAAGAAAGAAAtgttccaaggggagggcccaccatccgtggttaactaaaagagTTAACAATAGTataaaacttaaagaaaaagcatataattgtgcaaagatgggtggcaggtcaggagattggaaagaatataaagaacagcaaagaatgacaaaaaaaattaataaggacGGAAGAatgagagtacaagagaaagctagctagtaatataatgatggatagtaagagtttctatacaTATTTatataagaaaagagttaacaaaatgagcgttgatcctatagaaagtgtGGAATTGATAATAGacagtagggagatggtggacgAATTAACAGGCATTTTGCTGCGGTGTTCACTATACAGGACACaattaacatcccagaaatagctgtaaatcaggaaatgggagggaggaactccggaaaattacaatcaccagggaagtgctgatgagcaaattgttggggctgtgggctgataaatccccaggtctggatggacttcatcctaaggtcttgaaagaagtggctagtgagatagttgatgcagtggttataattttccaaaattccctagatttggggaaggttccattaaattgggagataacaaatgtaactcctttattcaaaaagggagggaggcagaaagcaggagcataccagccagttagcctaacatctgtcatagggaaaatgttagaagctattattaaagatgttatagcagggcacttagaaaaattcaaggcaatcaggcagagtcaacgtggttttgtgaaagggaaatcatgtttaaccaatttattagaattctttgaaggagtcacatgtgctgtggataaaggggaactggtggatgtgctgtatctaggtttccaaaaggcatttgataaagtgccacatcaaaggctattgtggaaaataaaagcccatggtgcagggggtaacatatcggcatggatagaagattggctggctaacaggaagcagagggttggCATAAACTGGTCAATTTCTAGTTGGCAGCATGTGAcacagatcagtgctggggcctcaactttttagtttatataaatgacttggatgaagggaccgaaggaatggttgctaatttgctgacaacacaaagataggtatgaaattaaattgtgaagaggacataaggggcgtaggtaggttaagtgagtgggtaaggtctggcaaatggactataatgtgggcaaatgtgaaattgtgaaAAAGGAGataattatctaaatggtgagagattgcagagctttgagattcagagggatctgggtgtcctagagcatgtatcacaaaaggctagtatgcaggtacagcaggtaattaggaaagtgaatagaatgttatcatttattgtgaggggaattaattaTAAAAGTAAGGGGGTTATgcctcagttatacagagcactagtgagaccacatttgaaggactgtgtacagtattggtcaccttatttaaggaagatgtaaatgtgttggaagcagttcagagaaggtttaccaaccgaaacctggaatgggtgggttgtcttatgaggaaaggttggatagactaggcttgtacgcagtggagtttagaagagtaagaggcgacttgattgaaacatataagatcctgaggggtcttaacagggtggatgtggataggatatttcttcttgtggaaaaatctagaaccaggggtaactgtttaaaagtaaagggtcgcccatttaaaacagagataaggcgaaagtttttcactcagaaggttgtgagtctttggaacccccttcttgaaaagatggtggaagcagagtttttgaatatttttaaggcagaggtagatagattcttggtgagcaagggggcgataggttatcaggggtaggcgggatgcagatttcaggtcactatcagatcagccatgatcttattaaatggcagagcaggcttgaggggctgaatggcctacttctgccccttgtttgtatgttcgtaataTGCAGGTCGAGTATCTCTTATCCAAAATCCTCAGGGCCAATCATATATTGGATTTCAGGTACTTCTGGTTCTGGATACGACATATAGGACTTGGCCTACTTACATTACAGTGGTCTAAGCCGAGGCTAGTTATAGACTAAAGTCAATAAAGTGGCTAGAAAAGAAAGACATATCACTGAACaataaatacagggtacctgTAATAAGTTCCCACCTGTGGTGTCATCTGCGATTCTGCTTGTAGGAGAGGATTCAGAGTGTCGATGTGCAGACAAACAAGTGGACTTCCCACGCTAAAGGGTACGGTCGGCGAGGTTTGTGTGGGCTCAGGTCATGAACCTCCTGTTTTAAAGGTCGATGAGGTTCAAAAAAAGTGCAGTTTTTGGATGTATTCAGGTTTTGGGTTTACGGATGAAGAATACTCGACCTGTACCCATCTTTGCCCACATCGCTTAATACCGTTAggtaataaaaatctatcaatttcagatttaGATTGAACATCAATTTCCATTTGCAGAAGTGAGTTCCAAACTCCTACCACCCATTGTGTGCTGAAGCGTTTCCAGATTTCACTCTTGAAAAGCCTGGCTTTAATGTTTAGACCATGTCCcattgttctagactccccaaccattgAGTTTCTCCCCACTTACCCCATCTGTTCCCCTTATTATCTTGTAAACTTTGATCATCtaacctcttaaccttctccatTCCAGGGAATATAGCCCCAGTCTCTTCTCTTAACTCAAACCTCAGTGTCCAGGTATCACTCTGGTAAGTCAATGttgcatttttatgacaatctgacaaCATCATGGTCACTTATACTGATTTTAATTTCTAGATTTCTTTTTACAATATGTGATTTAAAACAtatatatttttggggaatattgtgttattctggaAGGAGGCTGTGTGCCTGCATGCACACAcgcgtatgtgtgtttgtgtgtgtgtgtgtgtgtaaatgatttaattgGGCTGGGGAAAGGTTGCTAGAGACAGGTTGGCTGGGAGGTTTAAGACAAGAAAGCATAGAGGTGTTAggtgtgcatttgtaatgagatattATGGTGGGCTTGAGGTACAAGTAATTAGGTTGGatctaatatttgcatttttagataagtttgaatatcaaagggaagtcagggTTGCATCTAACAGGAGTTCCATGGGCAAACAGAAGAGgttatattacattttattgccCCGGCAACATAGaagcatgaaagattttatatttggaaggatttgagtttcaaagaggtgcgaGAGCAATGGCACCTGAGATGAAAGAGGGATAATGGTATTTTacagttactgtggagagcttgGTGGTTGACTCTTGGTTGTTGGCTGTGTGAGGAAGAActcctggaaacagctctaggctgggagaagatgcagtttgaatcagccatccagtcaagtcAGAAATGTCTCAGTTAGCAAAAAAACAGCcttgttctgaagtcttggatttccacagcagagtgggagagagtttaagaggcctttattaaagctacagcagttttccttgggtaatattactggatttttatagttaaacgtctataagggagtgttgcctggaaagtgTTTACTTATGGGTCGGACCAAGCAGGGAGTCTTTTggaggaatgttttgtaagactaaccttaactgtgtaactgtaatcttgtgtgcctaagttttcttttcttgttaataaaacttctacttttaatttttaaaatcccagaagtgttactggacttcttgctcTGGAGATCAGGgcattttcttctcattttcagatacAAAAAAAGATTGTGgcctttaagccaagtttcccgctgggatttggtttgtgcagcaagtTACATCGGCTGTGGTCAGAACAAATGAATTCAGCTTTTCAAATTGGGATTTGAATTAATGTTCTCGGGTACTTAATTCTACTGAGGTATTTTTTATTGCAAGCTGTGGCTATAAAATGGCAGGAGAGCACCTCGCAAAACTCCAATTCTGCTGCAAAATCCTACTTGGATTTCATTTAATAATTAGACAGTCAAACGTTTCTCCAAAGCAAtgttaaaacatttattttcatTACATGAAAACAGAGGAAAGTTTCCAAATAAGTATCTCAAATCTACAGGTTTAGTTTCTCAGACAATTCAAGTCAAATCGCAATCTCTCGATATCAATGGATTTTTAGACTCATCTAAATTATGTCAAGACAAAAGTGAGAAGGTCTACCCCCAGGTTGAATGGATTTCAGAATTCCTccttatcatcatcatcatcatcagctgtACTATCTGCACCAACCTCTTCATAATCTTTCTCCAAGGCTGCCATGTCTTCACGGGCCTCTGAGAACTCCCCTTCCTCCATCCCCTCACCCACGTACCAATGCACAAAGGCGCGCTTGGCGTACATCAGATCAAACTTGTGATCGAGGCGAGCCCAGGCTTCAGCGATGGCCGTGGTGTTGCTCAGCATACACACAGCACGCTGCACCTTGGCCAGATCCCCACCAGGTACTGCAGTGGGAGGCTGGTAGTTGATGCCGACCTTGAAACCAGTTGGACACCAGTCAACAAACTGGATGGAACGCCTGGTCTTTATGCTGGCAATGGCAGCATTGATATCTTTTGGCACTACGTCACCCCGGTAGAGTAAGCAGCAAGCCATGTACTTGCCATGGCGAGGGTCACACTTGACCATCTGGTTGCTCGGCTCAAAGCAAGAGCTGGTGATCTCGGTCACAGACAGTTGCTCATGGTAAGCTTTCTCAGCCGAGATCAC of Carcharodon carcharias isolate sCarCar2 chromosome 12, sCarCar2.pri, whole genome shotgun sequence contains these proteins:
- the LOC121284751 gene encoding tubulin alpha-8 chain-like: MGNACWELYCLEHGIQPDGHKLDGTNTGGADNCFNTFFCETGAGKHVPRATFVDLEPTVIDEVRTGTYCQLYHPEQLITGKEDAANNYARGCYSIGAQIVDKVLERIRKLADQCSGLQGFLVFHSFGGGTGSGFTSLLMHHLSLEYTKKSKLEFSIYPAPRISTAVVEPYNSILTTHTTLEHIDCSFMVDNEAIYDICQKNLGVERPGYINLNRLIGQIVSSITASLRFDGALNVDLVEFQTNLVPYPRIHFPLVTYSPVISVERAYHEQLSVAEITNSCFEPGNQMVKCDPRHGKYMACCLLYRGDVVPKDVNAAIAIMKAQRSIQFVDWCPTGFKVGINYQPPTVVPNGDLAKVKRAVCMLSNTTAIAEAWARLDHKFDLMYAKRTFVHWYVGEGMEEGEFSEARDDLAALEKDYEEVGVDNIADDDDDDDDEY